In one Chitinophaga sancti genomic region, the following are encoded:
- a CDS encoding 3-dehydroquinate synthase, with protein MHVIQQTFSVPYSYEVFFTTHLFDSGNPLLKNYLESQAANNLSKRLLVIADEGLIKHHPNLPAQIRHYCEAVNGFELAGEILVIPGGEAVKNDMPLFYSLVDAIDQYSIDRHSFVIGMGGGAVLDLVGFAAAVSHRGVRHIRIPSTVLSQNDSGVGVKNGVNYKGKKNFLGSFAPPAAVFNDAHLLTTLDPKDWRAGIAEAVKVALIKDAPFFEWLEANAAPLANGDLPLMQELVYRCAALHMAHIGGAGDPFESGSSRPLDFGHWSAHKLEQLSNFDLRHGEAVSIGMAVDSIYASLLGWMDQAAALRIVKLLQQLQLPVYHPLMENKDGVPSPVIKGLEEFREHLGGRLTICLLKGIGVAAEVHTMDLTLLDKAVETARSLS; from the coding sequence ATGCACGTTATTCAACAGACATTCAGTGTACCATACTCCTACGAAGTATTCTTTACAACCCACCTCTTCGACTCAGGGAACCCACTGCTTAAAAACTACCTGGAAAGCCAGGCCGCGAACAATCTCAGCAAGCGCTTATTAGTAATTGCTGATGAAGGATTGATTAAACATCATCCAAACCTTCCCGCACAAATCAGACATTATTGCGAAGCTGTGAATGGTTTTGAACTTGCTGGCGAGATCCTGGTCATTCCTGGTGGCGAAGCTGTGAAAAACGATATGCCGCTTTTTTACAGCCTTGTAGATGCCATTGATCAGTATTCCATCGATCGCCATTCATTTGTAATCGGTATGGGTGGTGGTGCTGTGCTGGACCTGGTAGGTTTTGCAGCAGCAGTATCTCACAGAGGTGTACGTCATATTCGTATACCTAGCACCGTATTATCACAGAATGATTCTGGTGTAGGTGTTAAGAATGGGGTCAACTACAAAGGGAAGAAAAACTTCCTGGGCAGTTTTGCACCACCAGCAGCGGTATTCAATGATGCACACCTGCTGACTACTTTAGATCCGAAGGACTGGCGTGCAGGTATTGCAGAAGCAGTTAAGGTGGCATTGATCAAAGATGCGCCTTTCTTTGAATGGCTGGAAGCAAACGCTGCGCCGCTTGCAAATGGGGATCTTCCGCTTATGCAGGAACTGGTATATCGTTGTGCAGCTTTGCACATGGCACACATAGGTGGTGCCGGCGATCCGTTTGAAAGCGGGTCTTCAAGACCTTTGGATTTTGGGCATTGGAGCGCCCATAAACTGGAGCAGTTGTCAAATTTCGATCTGCGTCATGGCGAAGCGGTGTCTATCGGTATGGCAGTAGATAGTATATATGCTTCACTGCTAGGTTGGATGGATCAGGCAGCAGCTTTGCGGATAGTAAAGTTATTGCAGCAATTACAATTGCCGGTATACCACCCATTGATGGAGAATAAAGATGGTGTGCCATCACCTGTCATCAAAGGACTGGAAGAGTTCAGAGAGCATCTTGGTGGCAGACTGACCATATGTTTATTAAAGGGAATCGGGGTGGCAGCAGAAGTTCATACAATGGATCTGACGCTCTTAGATAAGGCTGTGGAAACAGCCCGCTCGCTTTCTTAA
- a CDS encoding FG-GAP repeat domain-containing protein — MLRYIPFVFLVIIFSCKSRSRGEVLAEKNCSSCHLAVSPSLLDKETWLKHVLPAMAPKLGIGVWDDNQYYSGKGGISITEWNEIVKYYKELAPDSLQSVTPVLKEDASLFVVHTPVEVDDTIYRATTTMVSIDPFTGRVYSSAENGKTAALFKWEGAQLQQVIDLQSTGVDLTWIAPDTGILTCIGNLRAVDQLSGVIWKVTPLSPEEERVHTIAMGLPRPVQTLPFGKDYICLGFGHKSGGLYLLNEKTRKTIRDVPGAIHAETGDFNNDGYPDMMALFAYDDEGIWLFLNDKKGGFSSEQVLRFPPVYGSTSFQLADLNKDGKLDIIYTAGDNGDYSMVLKPYHGVYVFLNKGNFKFNVDKPDFFYPVNGCTKVIAADFDQDGDLDLATIAFFADLKNNPAEKFIYFEQKKFLLFEPHAVANLAAQGRWICMAAGDYDKDGDIDLVLGSYSRGFIIQEGYEPGWNIHMPMVLLENKKK, encoded by the coding sequence ATGCTTAGATATATTCCATTTGTATTCCTCGTTATCATTTTCTCCTGTAAAAGCAGATCCAGGGGCGAGGTATTAGCTGAAAAAAATTGTAGTAGTTGTCATTTGGCTGTGTCACCATCCCTGTTGGATAAAGAGACCTGGTTGAAGCATGTATTGCCAGCCATGGCACCTAAATTAGGAATAGGAGTGTGGGATGACAATCAGTATTATTCGGGTAAGGGGGGCATCTCCATTACTGAATGGAATGAGATTGTGAAGTATTATAAAGAGCTGGCTCCTGATTCTTTGCAATCAGTGACCCCAGTACTGAAAGAGGATGCTTCCTTATTTGTGGTACATACCCCTGTGGAGGTGGATGATACAATTTACAGGGCGACTACTACCATGGTGTCTATTGATCCATTTACAGGGAGGGTGTATTCAAGTGCTGAAAATGGCAAGACGGCAGCACTGTTTAAATGGGAGGGGGCACAATTACAGCAAGTCATTGACCTGCAATCTACAGGTGTGGATCTGACCTGGATTGCACCTGATACCGGTATTCTCACCTGTATAGGTAATCTGAGGGCGGTAGATCAGCTTTCGGGTGTGATTTGGAAAGTGACGCCCTTGTCTCCGGAGGAGGAGCGGGTACATACTATAGCTATGGGGCTGCCAAGGCCGGTGCAAACCCTGCCATTTGGTAAGGATTATATCTGTCTGGGTTTTGGGCATAAGAGTGGTGGCTTGTATTTGCTGAATGAGAAAACCCGGAAAACGATCCGGGATGTTCCGGGTGCAATTCATGCGGAGACCGGCGATTTTAACAATGATGGTTATCCCGATATGATGGCTTTGTTTGCGTATGATGATGAGGGGATCTGGTTATTCCTGAATGATAAGAAAGGTGGCTTTAGCAGTGAGCAGGTACTTCGTTTTCCCCCGGTATATGGTTCTACAAGTTTCCAGCTGGCAGATCTGAATAAGGATGGTAAGCTGGATATCATTTACACGGCAGGGGATAATGGTGATTATTCAATGGTCCTGAAGCCTTACCATGGAGTGTACGTTTTTCTGAACAAGGGGAATTTCAAATTTAATGTGGATAAACCTGATTTCTTTTACCCGGTGAATGGTTGTACAAAAGTGATTGCGGCTGATTTTGATCAGGATGGCGACCTGGACCTTGCAACGATTGCTTTCTTTGCGGATTTGAAGAATAACCCAGCGGAGAAGTTCATTTATTTTGAACAAAAGAAGTTCTTATTATTTGAACCTCATGCAGTTGCGAATCTTGCTGCGCAGGGCAGGTGGATCTGTATGGCGGCGGGAGACTATGACAAAGATGGGGATATAGACCTGGTATTGGGTAGTTATTCGAGGGGATTTATCATCCAGGAGGGGTATGAACCGGGCTGGAATATTCATATGCCGATGGTATTGCTGGAAAATAAGAAAAAATAG
- a CDS encoding EboA domain-containing protein, which yields MEPYYYDSALVSKRIHAIITAHATPQALNWLQQQLQLLEEAKTTQRFNITFTAMPRFTGKQVISDTHIAEANNFFIYGYTLDRLARIWWLLQLPSDDRSRYVAAIEDLFSAADMNEQITLYGALPLLAYPEEWKLCTAEGVRSNIGGVLEAIMVHNPYPAQYLDKPAWNQLVMKAIFTDKPVHLITGLDERANPELVQILRDYAHERWAAGRKINPMLWRLIAPFIDNDILPDINRLRASDQVVDKEAAALACAQTGFGPAKALLLQSPELAAAIANESLTWVTVAEKASSL from the coding sequence ATGGAACCATACTATTATGACAGTGCGTTGGTAAGTAAGCGAATACACGCTATCATCACAGCACACGCCACGCCACAGGCACTTAACTGGTTGCAACAACAGTTACAGCTGCTAGAGGAAGCGAAGACTACTCAGCGCTTCAATATTACTTTCACTGCTATGCCACGTTTTACGGGTAAACAAGTTATATCGGATACCCACATTGCGGAAGCGAATAACTTTTTCATTTATGGGTATACGTTAGATCGTCTTGCACGTATCTGGTGGTTGCTCCAATTACCTTCGGATGACCGATCCCGTTATGTGGCTGCGATAGAAGACCTCTTTTCGGCAGCGGACATGAATGAGCAGATTACGCTTTATGGGGCATTGCCATTGCTGGCATACCCTGAGGAGTGGAAGCTGTGCACTGCTGAAGGTGTCCGCTCAAACATCGGCGGGGTGCTGGAAGCTATTATGGTACACAATCCTTACCCGGCACAGTACCTGGATAAACCAGCCTGGAATCAGCTGGTGATGAAGGCGATCTTTACGGATAAGCCGGTGCACCTGATCACGGGACTTGACGAACGGGCTAATCCGGAACTGGTGCAGATCCTGCGTGATTATGCACATGAACGCTGGGCGGCCGGCCGGAAAATTAATCCCATGTTATGGCGTTTGATCGCTCCTTTCATTGACAATGATATCCTGCCTGATATTAATCGTCTCCGGGCATCTGATCAGGTTGTAGATAAGGAAGCGGCTGCTTTGGCCTGCGCTCAAACGGGGTTTGGTCCTGCAAAAGCATTGCTGCTGCAATCGCCGGAACTGGCTGCTGCGATAGCCAATGAGTCGCTGACGTGGGTGACGGTTGCAGAAAAAGCAAGCTCGCTATAG
- the eboC gene encoding UbiA-like protein EboC (EboC, a homolog the polyprenyltransferase UbiA, belongs to system of proteins involved in the trafficking of precursor metabolites to an extracytoplasmic compartment so that the biosynthesis of certain natural products, such as scytonemin, can be completed.): protein MRPANIVTAVADVLAGMAISGFLGSEVVNYLDHLLPLLCLCLATVGLYGGGVVFNDVMDAKLDKVERPERPIPSGIISLAQAIVLGSYLLLVGILAAFTVGRITGFIALGITVSALVYNKWGKHQAWGPVNMGLCRGLNLLLGISIVLPALQTYWWMGIIPVIYIAAVTYISRGEVHGGTPATMRVAAVCYAVVYGTMFALAYYNEHLLLASPFIILFIILINRPLWTAMKEPTGPNIGKAVKGGIIALVAMNAAWVAAFSTLPHALLVLILLPISLLMAKAFAVT from the coding sequence ATGCGTCCTGCCAATATCGTAACTGCGGTTGCAGATGTACTGGCCGGGATGGCTATATCCGGTTTTTTGGGATCTGAGGTTGTCAATTATCTGGATCACCTGTTGCCATTACTTTGTCTTTGCCTGGCCACAGTAGGGTTGTATGGAGGAGGAGTTGTGTTCAACGATGTGATGGATGCAAAACTGGACAAAGTAGAACGTCCTGAACGCCCGATACCAAGTGGCATTATTTCTTTGGCGCAGGCAATTGTGTTGGGTTCTTACCTGCTATTAGTAGGTATACTGGCAGCATTTACTGTAGGTCGTATCACCGGCTTTATTGCCCTGGGTATAACTGTGAGTGCGCTGGTGTATAATAAATGGGGGAAACACCAGGCTTGGGGCCCTGTGAATATGGGGCTTTGCAGGGGGTTGAATTTATTGTTAGGGATCAGCATAGTGCTGCCTGCTTTGCAAACGTACTGGTGGATGGGCATCATCCCTGTGATCTACATTGCTGCTGTGACTTACATCAGCCGTGGTGAAGTACACGGCGGTACCCCGGCTACTATGCGGGTTGCAGCTGTTTGCTATGCGGTGGTATATGGTACTATGTTCGCGCTGGCGTATTACAATGAGCATTTACTATTGGCTTCTCCTTTTATCATCTTATTCATCATACTGATCAACAGGCCGCTGTGGACTGCAATGAAAGAGCCTACCGGTCCTAATATTGGTAAGGCTGTGAAAGGAGGCATTATTGCTTTAGTTGCAATGAATGCTGCCTGGGTAGCTGCGTTTTCTACATTACCACATGCATTATTGGTGTTGATATTGTTGCCAATATCATTACTGATGGCAAAAGCTTTTGCTGTAACCTGA
- a CDS encoding TatD family hydrolase, giving the protein MCCSHELKETAQPLTMVPAFMDHIKGMQFFDPHIHMTSRTTDDYQAMAAAGITAVIEPAFWLGQPRTGVDTFKDYFNSLIGWERFRSSQFGIKHYCTIGLNSKEANNEKLAAAVMEILPLFIYKEGVVGVGEIGFDDQTPAEEKYYRAQLELAKEAGLPVQIHTPHRDKKRGTTRSMDIAIEHGIDPKMVIVDHNNEETVKEVLDRGFWAAFTIYPFTKMGNERMVEVVKQYGSERIMINSAADWGISDPLAVPKTAALMHESGIDSNDIHLVTFRNAITAFAQSGQINEADFEMVKQIDQSLKFNGSTVLRGGQQPFRNAQSTIIS; this is encoded by the coding sequence ATGTGTTGTAGTCACGAACTGAAAGAAACAGCCCAGCCATTGACAATGGTACCCGCGTTTATGGATCACATAAAAGGAATGCAGTTTTTTGATCCGCATATTCACATGACAAGCCGCACCACAGACGATTATCAGGCTATGGCAGCGGCTGGTATTACAGCAGTTATTGAGCCTGCTTTCTGGCTGGGGCAACCCCGTACAGGTGTGGATACTTTCAAGGATTATTTTAACAGTCTGATCGGCTGGGAGCGTTTTCGTTCCTCACAATTTGGGATCAAACATTATTGCACAATAGGCCTGAACAGTAAAGAAGCCAACAACGAAAAACTGGCAGCAGCTGTGATGGAAATATTACCGCTTTTTATTTACAAAGAAGGGGTAGTAGGTGTTGGTGAAATTGGTTTTGATGACCAGACTCCTGCAGAAGAAAAATATTATCGTGCACAGCTGGAACTCGCTAAGGAAGCGGGTTTACCTGTGCAGATCCATACCCCACACAGAGATAAAAAGAGAGGCACTACGCGTAGTATGGACATTGCCATTGAACATGGTATTGACCCTAAGATGGTGATTGTAGACCATAACAATGAAGAAACCGTAAAAGAGGTGTTAGACAGGGGTTTCTGGGCTGCATTTACCATTTATCCATTTACCAAAATGGGGAATGAACGGATGGTGGAAGTCGTGAAACAGTATGGCAGTGAGCGAATTATGATCAATTCTGCAGCTGATTGGGGTATCAGTGATCCATTGGCTGTACCAAAAACGGCGGCCCTCATGCACGAAAGTGGTATTGACTCGAATGACATTCATTTGGTAACTTTCCGCAATGCTATAACAGCCTTTGCCCAAAGTGGGCAAATTAATGAAGCGGATTTTGAGATGGTGAAACAAATAGACCAGAGCCTGAAGTTCAACGGAAGTACTGTTTTACGTGGTGGTCAACAACCTTTCCGAAACGCTCAGTCTACTATAATTAGTTAA